GCACTCATGGTCATGCACCTGTCAGGAATGAGCAGGATCCCCGCCCCTCCCTCCCGAATGAACAGGAGCCCCCCGTTACCCAGATGGAGCAGGGGACTTACCCATGGGACAGCATTTCCCCAGAGGGGTGGGGAGTCCCAGGCAGAAGGCACAGGGGGCGGGGTTGAGCCCCGTGGCGCAGCTGTGCAGGGACCCAAGCCAGGTGAGGAAGAATGCTCAGAAACCAGCCACTTTCCTCTCGATGCTGCCCGCCAGGCCACAGGCACCGCGGGGACAAGCCCCTGGACTAAATAACCCCGGAAAAGGGACAGGTGGGGCGGAGCTGGCCTCAGCAGCTGGCTTCTCCCTCCAGCCCCACTCAGCAGTCTAGCGCCAGGCCAGCACTGCCTGCCTgtcccccgcctccctccctggggaagggaggagccACCTGGAACTCCACCTGGCCCGCCAGCCAACCGAGCCGCAGGAAGCTGGGTGCTGCGGGCAAAGCCCAGGAAGTCACCCTGGCCAAGAGGGAGCACCAGCCAATGGGGAAGTCTCCAGGAGCACAGAAGCCCAGGGCCCTCAGGAAAAGTCCAGAAAGCCCCACTGCTCAAAGGGGGTGAAGGCTGTGCAGGCCACCCCACCCAGGGAGGTTGAGGGGCCGGCCCATCCTCCCACTCTGCAGTCTACCCTGGAGCGGGTCCAGCCCTGAAGGAACACAGGAAAGATCTGGACAGGGAAATGGGACAGCCTGAAAGGCAAGAGAGAATAAGGCGGGACATAGAGGTTGTCAGGGTCACAAAAAACAGACATCAACACTAAGTCACAGGCACATTTATTATACTGCGGTACAATTAGGTCTTCCCTTCCCCAGCAGTGTTATGGGAGGGCCAGCCCTCAGGAGGCGGCCACGCTGCCACCCGAAGCAGGCCCGTGGGGCGGCAGGGTCATGGGCGGCAGGAACAGAGCCTTCAGCTTCCCCGACAGGCTGGCAATCTCGGGATCCTGTGCTTCGTAAGACTTAACAAGGCGGGCAAACTTAAGAACACCTGCAAAGGGGAACGAAGCATCAGTCCACATCCACAAGGGACGGATGTGCCCAAGATGGCAGGAGGGAGCAGTCTGAGCTGGAGTGGATGGCTGCTTCCCCTCTGGCCAGGTAGCTGTCTTCAAAACAAGACCCAGGCAATGCCCTGCGTGGTCCGGATAAACTATTTCCTGGTCTACACCAGGCACGACCGGATGGGATGCAGTGAATGAATACATCCCAGAGCAGTGTGCTTCCCAGGATCAGATTAACCATTTTAGCAGTTTAGTCACAAGAGCCCAAAGGATGCATACCCACCAGAACGAGATCGCCAGTCTATAACCAGGACACAGGAGGATCATGGGCCAGCTGGGCGGAATCGATAAACATTCTTGGAGAACTCGGTGATCTCACCCAAGAAACTGAACCCTCAGATTAGCCAGCCCTCAGATTAGCTGAAACACTTTGGGGCGGGGGCTGCATAAGTGTGTGGTCATATAGACATCTCACTAAAAGCCATCAAAATGGGGCTCATAGGAAGTTCTCCTGTGGCCTCCAGCACTGGTTTACTAGCAGAGCctgatttctcattttaaaacggAATAACAGTATAATTAATGGTAACGACAACATGCACTTAACCTCTCGGCTCAAGTTCACAGCAGACCCTGGGCTCTGAGCGCCAACACTGTTAGACTGTGTCTGCCGCCGTGTGGCGAGAAAGGGGACGACGGCTCAGGGACCCAACAGATCCATCGTCCTCTCCTCGACCCAGTTCACCGCCGACCCCCGTCCGACCCACCTTCCCCATCGCAGCTGAAGCCGTAGGCTTTAATAACCTCCTGCTGAATCTGCGTGGCCACGGGCAGCACGAATTGCAGCATTTTGCCCATGTCGTTACACGCGTTGTCCCGAGCCTCGTCCATGCGAACAGCATTCTCCGGCGCCGAGAACGCCTGGATCACCTCGGCCAGGACCACTGTGCACGGATGCAGCCCAGGGAGGAGTCGCCGCCGCGAGTGGGAATCCGAGTCCGGCCGACGCGAGCGACAGCGCAAGGAAAAGGGCAGCGGATTAGTGAACTGAAGCCGTAATAACCCGATAAATTCGGCCCCCGAATTCCTCGCTGAGGGCAAAGAGGCCCCTCTAAAAAGAGGATGGTCCCCGCGCGCCCCCACTTCCCAGCGAATGCAGTCACACCTCTCGCCCAGCGCCCTTCTCGAGAAAGGAGCCCACCCGGCAAATGGGAGGCTTCTCACCCTTGGCCTGCTCGGCGCTCAGGGCCGCGGACTGAGCCGAGGCGGACGCCATGGGACAAAAGATGCACGTGCAGCAACGACAAGCTGGCAAGAAACGAACCAGCTCCTAGCGCGGCCCTCGCAGCAAAGAAGGGAGGCGAACGGGAAACTACATCAGACAGAGCCGGaaatttccagacaagaatcccAACCTCCCGGGTCTTCTCCGTCAAGAACGGACTAAACAcgtagaccaaaaaaaaaaaaaaaacccgtatCAAAAAAAACCAAGCTTCCCACCCACATATTATTCTATTGTTCATAAACACTTGTGTGGGAGGGGCTTTCCGGTGCAAACCGGAAAGCCTGCTAGACAAATTCTAAAAGAGCTGTAACACTGCAGACGTAGCACCCGGAGATCGCACGGCATAGCCACCAACCCCGCTGTCAGTGAGGGTGAGCCCCGACGGCCGGTTCCTAGCTCCTATTGCTCTACAGATAACGAGGCAGACTGC
This window of the Bos taurus isolate L1 Dominette 01449 registration number 42190680 breed Hereford chromosome 5, ARS-UCD2.0, whole genome shotgun sequence genome carries:
- the C5H12orf57 gene encoding protein C10 (The RefSeq protein has 1 substitution compared to this genomic sequence); translation: MASASAQSAALSAEQAKVVLAEVIQAFSAPENAVRMDEARDNACNDMGKMLQFVLPVATQIQQEVIKAYGFSCDGEGVLKFARLVKSYEAQDPEIASLSGKLKALFLPPMTLPPHGPASGGSVAASLGLALP
- the C5H12orf57 gene encoding protein C10 isoform X1 — translated: MASASAQSAALSAEQAKVVLAEVIQAFSAPENAVRMDEARDNACNDMGKMLQFVLPVATQIQQEVIKAYGFSCDGEGVLKFARLVKSYEAQDPEIASLSGKLKALFLPPMTLPPHGPASGGSVAAS